From a region of the Corallococcus coralloides DSM 2259 genome:
- a CDS encoding YncE family protein yields the protein MVRTPQVGPSKNRWRARAGLLCAAASLFVASPAAAQAPSFIEFESAHVRPLALSPDGTKLFAVNTPDNRLEVFNVTSAGLSLAAEVPVGLEPVSVAVRNDTEVWVVNHLSDSVSVVSVSGTPRVVRTLLVGDEPRDIVFAGANGHAFITTAHRGQQRTDPSIASVPGAGDPQLTTPGVGRADIWVFNPASLGTTLGGTPVRILTLFGDTPRGLAVSPDRKTVYAAIAQSGNRTTTINMDSVCNGFGSAGVCLVQPDSFPWGNNLFLGGLPGPSTNAQGAKAPETGLIVKWNSALSRWEDTLGRSWNNGVRFNLPDKDVFAIDADGLQQKAFYTGVGTTVFNLATNPKTGAVYATNSDANNHTRFEGPGAFGGSTVQGNIAKMRITVIKGTTVSPRHLNKHIDYSKLAGAPGFDPTAKNHSLSTPTEMAISSDGAKLYVAAFSSSKVGVFDTAALEADTFNPRTASANYIPVSGGGPSGLVLDEARNRLYVMTRFDNAVKVIDLATKSQLASAALYNPEPASVVQGRPFLYDANFSSANGEASCASCHIFGDKDELAWDLGNPDDPVTANGIDKRLASSLEIGAFRLLTGHPSSDVNGTGNQNSFHPMKGPMTTQTLRGMSTSGAMHWRGDRSTGFFGSGSYDEDLSFKNFVVAFPGLLGRADQPTEAEMNQFTNFQLQVQLPPNPIRKLDNSLTSTQAAGRDFYFGSRRVDGLAIGSNTGFNCNGCHTIDAAQGHFGTDGQASFEGISQIMKIPHVRNMYTKVGMFGFPDSSFFQHSETGPTGDQIRGFGYTHDGAVDTLFRFFSAIVFSNTSIGGPLVGFRSDTERREVEAYMMAVDSDLAPIVGQQVTLTSTNASAVGARIDLLIARAKAPFVSKILGGSTYEADLVAKAAIGTRVKGFLFDRAAGTWKPDDGTANLTTTALRALANTLGQEVTFTAVPPGSGTRIALDRNLDGRLDGQ from the coding sequence ATGGTCCGTACCCCGCAAGTGGGCCCGAGCAAGAACCGGTGGCGCGCCCGAGCCGGTCTGCTGTGCGCCGCCGCATCGCTGTTCGTTGCCTCCCCCGCCGCAGCCCAGGCGCCCTCGTTCATCGAGTTCGAGAGCGCGCACGTGCGTCCGTTGGCCCTCTCTCCGGACGGGACGAAGCTGTTCGCCGTCAACACGCCGGACAACCGCCTGGAGGTCTTCAACGTCACCAGCGCGGGCCTGTCGCTCGCGGCGGAAGTGCCGGTGGGCCTGGAGCCGGTCTCCGTCGCCGTGCGCAACGACACCGAGGTCTGGGTGGTCAACCACCTGTCCGACAGCGTCAGCGTGGTGAGCGTGAGCGGCACGCCGCGCGTGGTGCGCACGCTGCTCGTGGGTGACGAGCCGCGCGACATCGTCTTCGCTGGCGCCAACGGCCATGCGTTCATCACCACCGCGCACCGCGGCCAGCAGCGCACGGATCCATCCATCGCCTCCGTGCCCGGCGCGGGGGATCCGCAGCTCACCACGCCGGGTGTGGGCCGCGCGGACATCTGGGTCTTCAACCCCGCGTCCCTGGGGACGACGCTGGGAGGCACGCCCGTCCGCATCCTGACGCTCTTCGGCGACACGCCGCGAGGCCTCGCCGTCAGCCCGGACAGGAAGACGGTCTACGCGGCCATTGCCCAGTCCGGCAACCGGACGACGACCATCAACATGGACAGCGTGTGCAACGGCTTTGGCAGCGCAGGCGTGTGCCTGGTGCAGCCGGATTCGTTCCCGTGGGGCAACAACCTCTTCCTGGGGGGCCTGCCCGGGCCGTCCACGAACGCCCAGGGTGCGAAGGCGCCGGAGACGGGCCTCATCGTCAAGTGGAACAGCGCCCTCAGCCGCTGGGAGGACACGCTCGGCCGCAGCTGGAACAACGGCGTGCGCTTCAACCTGCCGGACAAGGACGTCTTCGCCATCGACGCGGACGGCCTTCAGCAGAAGGCGTTCTACACGGGCGTGGGAACCACCGTCTTCAACCTGGCCACCAACCCGAAGACGGGCGCGGTGTACGCGACCAACAGCGACGCCAACAACCACACCCGCTTCGAGGGCCCCGGCGCCTTCGGCGGCAGCACGGTGCAGGGCAACATCGCGAAGATGCGCATCACCGTCATCAAGGGGACGACGGTGTCTCCGCGCCACCTGAACAAGCACATCGACTACTCGAAGCTGGCTGGCGCACCCGGCTTCGACCCCACGGCGAAGAACCACAGCCTCTCCACTCCCACGGAGATGGCCATCTCCAGCGACGGCGCGAAGCTGTACGTGGCCGCGTTCAGCTCCAGCAAGGTCGGCGTCTTCGACACGGCGGCGCTGGAGGCGGACACCTTCAACCCGCGGACGGCCAGCGCCAACTACATCCCGGTGAGCGGCGGCGGCCCCAGCGGCCTGGTGCTGGACGAGGCGCGCAACCGCCTCTACGTGATGACCCGCTTCGACAACGCGGTGAAGGTCATCGACCTGGCCACGAAGAGCCAGCTGGCCTCGGCGGCCCTCTACAACCCCGAGCCCGCCTCCGTCGTGCAGGGCCGTCCGTTCCTCTACGACGCGAACTTCTCCTCGGCCAATGGAGAAGCCTCCTGCGCCAGCTGCCACATCTTCGGTGACAAGGACGAGCTCGCCTGGGACCTGGGCAACCCGGATGACCCGGTGACGGCCAACGGCATCGACAAGCGGCTCGCGAGCAGCCTGGAGATTGGCGCGTTCCGTCTGCTCACCGGCCACCCGAGCTCGGACGTCAACGGCACCGGCAACCAGAACTCCTTCCACCCGATGAAGGGGCCCATGACGACGCAGACCCTGCGCGGCATGTCCACCTCGGGCGCCATGCACTGGCGCGGGGACCGGTCGACGGGCTTCTTCGGCTCGGGTTCATATGACGAGGACCTGTCGTTCAAGAACTTCGTCGTCGCCTTCCCCGGGCTGCTCGGCCGCGCGGATCAGCCCACCGAGGCGGAGATGAACCAGTTCACGAACTTCCAGCTCCAGGTGCAGCTGCCGCCCAACCCCATCCGCAAGCTGGACAACTCGCTCACGTCCACGCAGGCGGCCGGCCGCGACTTCTACTTCGGCAGCCGCCGCGTGGACGGCCTGGCGATTGGCAGCAACACCGGCTTCAACTGCAATGGCTGTCACACCATCGACGCCGCGCAGGGCCACTTCGGCACCGACGGTCAGGCGAGCTTCGAGGGAATCAGCCAGATCATGAAGATTCCCCACGTGCGCAACATGTACACGAAGGTCGGCATGTTCGGCTTCCCGGACAGCAGCTTCTTCCAGCACTCGGAGACCGGGCCCACGGGCGACCAGATCCGCGGCTTCGGCTACACGCACGATGGCGCGGTGGACACGCTGTTCCGCTTCTTCAGCGCCATCGTCTTCTCCAACACCAGCATCGGCGGGCCGCTGGTGGGCTTCCGCAGCGACACCGAGCGCCGCGAGGTGGAGGCCTACATGATGGCGGTGGACTCGGACCTGGCGCCCATCGTCGGACAGCAGGTGACGCTCACCTCGACGAACGCCTCCGCGGTGGGAGCGCGCATCGACCTGCTCATCGCCCGGGCGAAGGCGCCCTTCGTGTCGAAGATCCTCGGCGGCTCCACGTATGAGGCCGACCTGGTGGCGAAGGCCGCCATCGGCACGCGCGTGAAGGGCTTCCTCTTCGACCGCGCAGCCGGCACGTGGAAGCCGGACGACGGCACTGCCAACCTCACCACCACGGCCCTGCGCGCGCTGGCGAACACGCTGGGCCAGGAGGTGACCTTCACCGCGGTGCCTCCGGGCTCTGGCACGCGCATCGCGCTCGACCGGAACCTGGACGGCAGGCTCGACGGACAGTGA
- a CDS encoding immunoglobulin-like domain-containing protein yields MRLTVPLMALTALLVACGEVEVSLSTDATEYRPGDTVQLELRNEGTREVGYNLCFVRVERRDDTEWITTPHLGEDEACQASQHTLKASARAHGTLKLPSELASGEYRIVHDVDTLETDAQGRSVQEPVVSNSFVIEP; encoded by the coding sequence ATGCGACTCACCGTTCCGTTGATGGCCCTCACCGCGCTGCTGGTGGCTTGTGGGGAGGTCGAAGTCTCCCTCTCCACGGACGCCACGGAGTACCGCCCCGGTGACACCGTCCAGCTCGAGCTGCGCAACGAGGGCACCCGCGAGGTGGGCTACAACCTCTGCTTCGTGCGGGTCGAGCGCAGGGACGACACCGAATGGATCACCACCCCGCACCTGGGCGAGGACGAGGCATGCCAGGCCAGCCAGCACACGCTGAAGGCCAGCGCCCGGGCCCATGGCACGCTGAAGCTCCCCTCGGAGCTGGCGTCCGGTGAGTACCGCATCGTGCACGACGTGGACACCCTGGAGACCGACGCCCAGGGGCGCAGCGTGCAGGAGCCGGTGGTCAGCAATTCCTTCGTCATCGAACCGTGA
- a CDS encoding APC family permease, whose amino-acid sequence MSPSPLPDEAASHRDGYARRVGLFSGVMLVIGGIIGSGIFLNPAIVAQRVHTPALTLAVWLLGGGVALIGAFIYGELGQRIPKAGGSYVYLRDAFGPLPAFLNAWGLMLMIATGAIAAVAVTFANYTLALTGLGPGFRFPLAVGAILLLSGVNYFGVRSGALTQNIFTVLKLLALAVLVGAGLLLDSAPPAAVEAVAAPEAPDSLVLALGAALVPVLFSYGGWQQTNFVAEEMVDPERNLPRALLLGVIGVVTVYLLANLTYLRTLGAVGLAGSSAPAADALGQLIGPAGRTFITLGVALSTFGFLNLVILVSPRVYQAMAADGLFFPWMARLHPRYRTPSNAILFQAAWAILLTGTGTYGELLDYVVFADWLIFGATAATLFVYRARERQGLVPRAAYRVPGYPITPLLFIAAALYVILGSTASNPLNALKGTLLFGAGVPVFLFWRRRTRSRMPMPSTTAID is encoded by the coding sequence ATGAGCCCCTCCCCTCTCCCGGATGAAGCCGCGTCCCACCGCGACGGGTACGCTCGACGCGTGGGCTTGTTCTCGGGGGTGATGCTCGTCATTGGCGGCATCATCGGCTCGGGCATCTTCCTCAACCCGGCCATCGTCGCGCAGCGCGTGCACACGCCCGCGCTCACCCTGGCCGTGTGGCTGCTCGGCGGAGGCGTGGCGCTCATTGGCGCCTTCATCTACGGAGAGCTGGGCCAGCGCATCCCCAAGGCGGGCGGCAGCTATGTCTATCTGCGCGATGCCTTCGGCCCGCTGCCCGCGTTCCTCAATGCGTGGGGATTGATGCTGATGATCGCCACCGGGGCCATCGCCGCGGTGGCCGTCACCTTCGCCAACTACACCCTCGCGCTCACCGGCCTGGGGCCCGGGTTCCGCTTTCCCCTCGCCGTCGGTGCCATCCTCCTGCTCTCCGGGGTGAACTACTTCGGCGTGCGGTCCGGCGCGCTCACGCAGAACATCTTCACCGTGCTCAAGCTGCTGGCGCTCGCGGTGCTCGTGGGCGCGGGGCTCCTGCTCGACAGCGCCCCTCCCGCCGCGGTGGAAGCCGTCGCCGCTCCGGAGGCGCCCGACTCCCTGGTGCTCGCGCTGGGGGCCGCGCTCGTCCCGGTGCTGTTCAGCTACGGAGGGTGGCAGCAGACGAACTTCGTGGCCGAGGAGATGGTCGACCCCGAGCGCAACCTGCCGCGCGCCCTGCTGCTCGGCGTCATCGGCGTGGTGACGGTGTACCTGCTCGCGAACCTCACCTACCTGCGCACGCTCGGCGCGGTGGGGCTCGCGGGGAGCAGCGCCCCGGCGGCGGACGCGCTCGGCCAACTCATCGGCCCCGCGGGCCGCACATTCATCACCCTGGGGGTCGCCCTCTCCACCTTCGGGTTCCTCAACCTCGTCATCCTCGTCTCGCCGCGCGTGTACCAGGCGATGGCCGCGGACGGGCTGTTCTTCCCGTGGATGGCCCGGCTTCACCCGCGCTACCGCACGCCTTCCAACGCCATCCTCTTCCAGGCGGCCTGGGCCATCCTCCTCACGGGCACGGGCACGTACGGCGAGCTGCTCGACTACGTCGTCTTCGCCGACTGGCTCATCTTCGGCGCCACGGCCGCGACGCTGTTCGTCTACCGCGCTCGCGAACGGCAGGGGCTGGTGCCCCGCGCCGCGTACCGGGTGCCCGGCTATCCCATCACCCCGCTCCTCTTCATCGCGGCGGCGCTGTACGTGATTCTGGGCTCCACGGCCTCCAACCCGCTCAACGCGCTCAAGGGCACGTTGCTGTTTGGCGCGGGCGTGCCCGTGTTCCTGTTCTGGCGCCGGCGCACCCGGTCGCGCATGCCCATGCCGAGCACGACTGCCATTGATTGA
- a CDS encoding tetratricopeptide repeat protein, whose protein sequence is MNELPLPKESHLKPFPFVAPHRVVAWAVWIGIFLVAYNFFAVSRGEEAAREALGGPRFFIPLLITVFLTLFAFFYWRLRRWAEAYHQGVSFFSAGDEQEASRRFEEAARRATQGAQRAVSVAMMGQCQLAMGDTGRALELFGSAERSGKLRSAVPAMYRWMPGLISMARFTQGDLASARAWLEEGRKRNGDLPPIYALLPEVALLCREGNPAAAVAALDARAGEADALVGRDARRLKLLRAFALDALDPAGHAAAIDAALAALRPVRPGDFEFLSARWPELQAFLERRGLSRAA, encoded by the coding sequence GTGAACGAACTGCCCCTGCCCAAAGAGTCCCACCTCAAACCCTTTCCATTCGTCGCGCCCCACCGGGTCGTCGCATGGGCGGTCTGGATCGGCATCTTCCTCGTCGCCTACAACTTCTTCGCCGTCAGCCGCGGCGAGGAGGCGGCTCGGGAGGCCCTGGGCGGGCCGCGGTTCTTCATCCCGCTTCTCATCACGGTCTTCCTGACGCTGTTCGCCTTCTTCTACTGGCGGCTCCGTCGCTGGGCGGAGGCGTACCACCAGGGAGTCTCCTTCTTCAGCGCGGGGGACGAACAGGAAGCCTCCCGCCGCTTCGAGGAGGCCGCCCGCCGAGCCACGCAGGGGGCACAGCGGGCGGTGTCGGTCGCCATGATGGGTCAATGCCAGTTGGCGATGGGGGATACCGGGCGCGCGCTGGAGCTCTTCGGTTCGGCGGAGCGCTCCGGCAAGCTCCGGAGCGCCGTCCCGGCGATGTACCGGTGGATGCCGGGCCTGATCTCCATGGCGCGCTTCACGCAAGGCGACCTGGCCTCCGCGCGCGCCTGGCTGGAGGAGGGACGCAAGCGCAACGGCGATCTGCCCCCCATCTACGCGCTGCTGCCGGAGGTCGCGCTCCTCTGCCGCGAAGGCAACCCTGCCGCCGCCGTGGCCGCGCTGGATGCGCGGGCGGGCGAAGCGGATGCACTGGTGGGGAGGGACGCACGCCGGCTCAAGCTCCTCCGGGCCTTCGCCCTGGACGCCCTGGACCCGGCGGGCCACGCGGCGGCCATCGATGCCGCGCTGGCGGCCCTGCGGCCCGTGCGCCCCGGCGACTTCGAGTTCCTCTCCGCCCGGTGGCCCGAGCTGCAAGCCTTCCTGGAGCGGCGGGGGCTTTCCCGCGCGGCGTAA
- a CDS encoding LysR family transcriptional regulator, with protein MKRAHLDEIFAFMSVVDAGSFVGGGEALGLTRSAAGKALARLESRLGVRLLNRTTRQLSLTDEGRVFHEHCLQVLAALDDAEASVGQRTGTPRGLLRLTLPAAFGRLHVLPLLRDYLRTWPEVQAEVSFSDRVSDIIEEGYDLAVRINASSTDTRLVSRTVARYPVFVCAAPAYLEARGEPRTPEDLSAHECLVFSSRTRRQHWHLRQKGGSTVKVEGRSRLRLDSGEAIRDAAVAGLGIAYLPGFLVDEDLAAGRLKALLPSCETEHVPIMALYPSKRHLPAKVRRFIDLMVEQWNPSVTVR; from the coding sequence ATGAAGCGCGCCCACCTGGATGAGATCTTCGCCTTCATGTCCGTCGTGGACGCGGGCAGCTTCGTGGGCGGCGGAGAGGCCCTCGGCCTGACGCGCTCGGCGGCGGGCAAGGCCTTGGCCCGGCTGGAGTCCCGCCTCGGGGTGCGCCTGCTCAATCGCACGACACGCCAGCTGAGCCTCACCGACGAGGGCCGCGTCTTCCATGAGCACTGCCTGCAGGTCCTCGCGGCCCTGGACGACGCGGAGGCCAGCGTCGGGCAGCGCACGGGCACCCCCCGAGGATTGCTGCGGCTCACGCTGCCCGCCGCGTTCGGCAGGCTGCATGTCCTTCCCTTGCTGCGGGACTACCTGCGGACCTGGCCGGAGGTGCAGGCGGAGGTGAGCTTCTCCGATCGCGTCTCGGACATCATCGAGGAGGGCTACGACCTGGCGGTGCGCATCAATGCCTCCAGCACCGATACGCGCCTGGTTTCGAGGACCGTGGCCAGATACCCGGTGTTCGTCTGCGCGGCGCCCGCCTACCTGGAGGCGCGCGGCGAACCCCGCACGCCGGAGGACCTGTCCGCGCATGAGTGCCTGGTCTTCAGCAGCCGGACGCGACGGCAGCACTGGCACCTGCGCCAGAAGGGCGGCTCCACGGTGAAGGTGGAGGGGCGAAGCCGCCTGCGGCTCGACAGTGGCGAGGCGATCCGGGACGCAGCCGTCGCGGGGCTGGGCATCGCCTATCTTCCCGGCTTCCTGGTCGACGAAGACCTGGCGGCCGGGCGGCTCAAGGCGCTGCTCCCGTCCTGTGAGACGGAGCACGTCCCGATCATGGCGCTCTACCCGAGCAAACGTCACCTGCCGGCGAAGGTGCGGCGCTTCATCGACCTGATGGTCGAGCAATGGAACCCGAGCGTCACGGTTCGATGA
- a CDS encoding RidA family protein produces the protein MPVTLLNPDGIMKPDVYRQVAIATGTRQVHIAGQVAYDAEGQLVARGDLAGQVAQAYRNVAIALAAAGATFDDVVRLTFYVVDWKRESMPDFLAGIEQVARELRISPAPASLIGVSVLYEPGVLVEIEATAVVG, from the coding sequence ATGCCCGTGACCCTGCTCAACCCCGACGGAATCATGAAGCCCGACGTGTACCGGCAGGTGGCCATCGCCACCGGCACCCGGCAGGTGCACATCGCGGGACAGGTCGCGTACGACGCGGAGGGCCAGCTGGTCGCTCGCGGCGACCTGGCCGGACAGGTGGCGCAGGCCTACCGCAACGTCGCCATCGCCCTCGCGGCCGCTGGAGCGACGTTCGACGACGTCGTCCGGCTGACGTTCTACGTGGTCGACTGGAAGCGCGAATCAATGCCTGACTTCCTCGCCGGCATCGAGCAGGTCGCCAGGGAGCTGCGGATCTCTCCGGCGCCGGCATCGCTGATCGGGGTCTCCGTGCTCTACGAGCCGGGCGTCCTCGTCGAGATCGAAGCCACGGCCGTCGTGGGCTGA
- a CDS encoding LuxR C-terminal-related transcriptional regulator has protein sequence MGDPLSHLLPTKLSPPRTASVLVSRSAALRKIERGVGGTLVLVTAPLGSGKTTLLTQWYREVGGSRLLAWLSLDERDNAPERFFSYLVGAIRRAAPEFDAYIASQLDAQVAPPLDHATTVVLRSLWNLGRELVVVIDDFHVLRERSLVRAFSYLLDHAPPHVHWIVSSRSPPELDLAKLKLTEQLVTLDGRDLGLDGGAIHELGQRLCGAALKPEDVEYLRTRTEGWVAGVKLALLTAGEHASVSDALRKAVGSNHDVARYLADVVLREQTEEVHAFLVLSSVVDRLNGELCNALLGITQGPALLAELERAQLFIQSLDTQQQWYRYHPLFLDFLRTQLACTYGDRIPRLHRAASAWFAEHALPDEALTHAFASGDRSWCLELTARCAEAWMREGEIASVLHWTAKLTAEETFHSPAICVARIACLILSRGFAPASLALQDAQSRLQTAAADPERERLARQLSRLALLHAVLSDSAPASDIELEASPGDEDPDVFMAGAVLAAKAYQALRQNRFDAMRRLASVARETLAGLNNPYMVGYTDVLIVLADRAQGHMKDASDRCEAAFERASRGRRNPVWVNAATALANTRYDQNRLDEAEALCIEVLPLLSQAAVFETFAVAYLVLARLKAIRGKYAEAWQLLDYLHSVLECGHQTRFLAHVCGEKIRLSLVEQSPARMKAVAREFDLGERMRRGEWSERRFYDETWEQLGVAQAWVLMAKGRHDRAHGLLETLRASAHDAGCVARETALLAALAVCHWRAGDPAAAFAAVNRGFALVPRFGFSRGVFDETPGLQEVIVAAATQRKLSHVLPARYTERYQDLLSLGPSGPAGITPLPSAPLEPLTERELQMLKLLAQGLSNQEISERSNVALSTTKWHLRNVFSKLEVTTRTAAIVKARERLARNL, from the coding sequence ATGGGCGATCCGCTCTCGCACCTGCTGCCGACGAAGCTCTCTCCGCCGCGGACAGCGTCGGTGCTCGTGTCGCGGAGCGCGGCGCTCCGGAAGATTGAACGGGGTGTCGGCGGCACGCTCGTGCTGGTGACGGCGCCGCTGGGCTCGGGCAAGACGACGCTGCTGACGCAGTGGTACCGCGAGGTGGGCGGGTCGCGGTTGCTCGCGTGGCTGTCGCTCGACGAGCGGGACAACGCGCCTGAGCGCTTCTTCTCCTATCTCGTCGGGGCCATCCGCCGCGCGGCGCCGGAGTTCGACGCCTACATCGCGAGCCAGCTGGACGCGCAGGTGGCGCCCCCGCTCGACCATGCGACGACGGTGGTGCTGCGGAGCCTGTGGAACCTGGGGCGCGAGCTCGTCGTGGTGATTGACGACTTCCACGTGCTGCGGGAGCGCTCGCTGGTGCGGGCCTTCTCGTACCTGCTGGACCACGCGCCGCCGCATGTCCATTGGATCGTCTCGTCGCGCAGTCCGCCGGAGCTGGACCTGGCGAAGCTGAAGCTGACCGAGCAGTTGGTGACGCTCGACGGCCGCGACCTGGGCCTGGATGGGGGGGCCATCCACGAGCTGGGCCAGCGCCTGTGCGGCGCCGCGCTCAAACCGGAGGACGTGGAGTACCTGCGCACGCGCACCGAGGGCTGGGTGGCCGGCGTGAAGCTGGCCCTGCTGACCGCGGGCGAGCACGCCAGCGTGAGCGACGCGCTCCGCAAGGCCGTCGGCTCCAACCACGACGTGGCGAGGTACCTGGCGGACGTGGTGTTGCGGGAGCAGACGGAGGAGGTGCACGCGTTCCTGGTGCTGAGCTCGGTGGTGGACCGGCTCAACGGGGAGCTGTGCAACGCGCTCCTGGGCATCACCCAGGGGCCGGCGCTCTTGGCGGAGCTGGAGCGGGCGCAGCTGTTCATCCAGTCGCTCGACACGCAGCAGCAGTGGTACCGCTACCACCCGCTGTTCCTCGACTTCCTGCGCACGCAGCTCGCGTGCACGTATGGCGACCGCATCCCCCGGCTGCACCGTGCGGCGAGCGCATGGTTCGCCGAGCACGCGCTGCCGGACGAGGCCCTGACCCACGCGTTCGCTTCCGGGGACCGGAGCTGGTGCCTGGAGCTCACGGCCCGCTGCGCGGAGGCGTGGATGCGCGAGGGCGAGATTGCCTCCGTGCTCCATTGGACGGCGAAGCTGACGGCGGAAGAGACCTTCCACTCGCCGGCCATCTGCGTGGCGCGCATCGCGTGCCTCATCCTGTCCCGCGGCTTCGCGCCGGCCTCCCTGGCATTGCAAGACGCGCAGAGCCGGCTCCAGACGGCCGCGGCCGACCCGGAGCGCGAGCGGCTGGCGCGACAGCTCTCCCGGCTCGCGCTGCTGCACGCCGTCCTGTCGGACTCGGCACCGGCGTCTGACATTGAGTTGGAGGCGTCACCGGGGGACGAGGACCCGGACGTCTTCATGGCGGGCGCGGTGCTGGCGGCGAAGGCCTACCAGGCGCTCCGGCAGAACCGGTTCGATGCGATGCGCCGGCTCGCGTCCGTCGCGCGCGAGACGCTGGCGGGGCTGAACAACCCCTACATGGTGGGTTACACGGACGTCCTCATCGTGCTGGCGGACCGGGCGCAGGGGCACATGAAGGACGCGTCGGACCGGTGCGAGGCGGCGTTCGAGCGCGCAAGCCGCGGACGGCGCAACCCGGTGTGGGTGAACGCGGCGACGGCGCTGGCCAACACCCGTTACGATCAGAACCGGCTGGATGAAGCCGAGGCGCTCTGCATCGAGGTCCTCCCGCTGCTGTCACAGGCGGCGGTGTTCGAGACCTTCGCGGTGGCCTACCTGGTGCTGGCCCGCCTCAAGGCAATCCGAGGGAAGTACGCGGAGGCCTGGCAGCTCTTGGACTACCTGCACAGCGTGCTCGAATGCGGGCACCAGACGCGCTTCCTGGCCCATGTCTGCGGCGAGAAGATCCGCCTGTCGCTGGTGGAGCAGTCCCCCGCGAGGATGAAGGCGGTGGCGCGGGAGTTCGACCTGGGCGAGCGCATGCGCCGGGGCGAGTGGAGCGAGCGGCGCTTCTACGACGAGACCTGGGAGCAGCTGGGGGTGGCGCAGGCGTGGGTGCTGATGGCGAAAGGGCGGCACGACCGGGCACACGGGCTGTTGGAGACGCTGCGGGCCAGCGCGCATGACGCGGGCTGCGTGGCCCGGGAGACGGCGCTGCTTGCGGCGCTGGCGGTGTGTCATTGGCGCGCGGGAGACCCCGCGGCGGCGTTCGCCGCGGTGAACCGGGGGTTCGCGCTGGTGCCCCGGTTCGGCTTCAGCCGGGGCGTGTTCGACGAGACGCCGGGCTTGCAGGAGGTCATCGTCGCGGCGGCCACGCAGCGCAAGCTGAGCCACGTGCTGCCAGCGCGCTACACCGAGCGGTACCAGGACCTGCTGTCCCTGGGCCCCAGCGGTCCCGCCGGAATCACGCCCCTGCCCAGCGCGCCGCTGGAGCCGCTGACCGAGCGGGAGCTCCAGATGCTCAAGCTCCTGGCCCAGGGGCTGAGCAACCAGGAGATCAGCGAGCGCTCCAACGTGGCGCTCTCCACCACGAAGTGGCACCTGCGCAACGTGTTCTCGAAGCTCGAGGTGACGACGCGCACCGCGGCCATCGTGAAGGCGCGGGAGCGGCTGGCGCGGAACCTCTAA